The Chitinophaga parva genomic sequence CATCGTGATCGGGAAAAAAGCAACGTATGTGAATGAGGCAGAAGCGCTGCAATACGTGGCCGGCTACTGCCTGCACAATGATTACAGTGAGCGTGCCTGGCAGATGGAGCGCGGCGGTCAATGGGTGAAAGGCAAGAGTGCCGACACCTTTGCCCCCCTGGGCCCCTGGCTGGCCACGCCCGATGAAATAGCCGATGTACACCAGCTGCGCCTGTGGCTGAAAGTGAACGGCAAAACCATGCAGGACGGCAATACAAAGAATCTCATCTTCAACGTGCCTTTCCTGGTGGCTTACCTGAGCCAGTTTATGACACTGCTCCCGGGAGACGTGATCTCCACCGGCACTCCCGCGGGTGTAGGCCTGGGCATGAACCCCCAGGTGTACCTGCAGCCTGGTGATGTGGTAGAACTGGGCATAGACGGCCTGGGGAGCGCTACCCAGCACGTGGTGGCCTTCCAATAATGATTGCTGAATTTATGGTGCAAAAGCATAAGCCGTAAGCTGCTTGTTAGCTGCGGGTTATGCTTTTGTGTTTTTATGCAGACGGCTTGGCGCTTTGCATTTAAGGATGTAACTTTCTGCGAAAGATTATTCCTATGAGGCGCTGGCTATGCTGCTTAGTCATTCTCGCATTGGCGGGATGTTCCAAGAGTTCTGATAACAGGAGGTTTGGGAACAATTCTATTCAAATTTCCATTAGCAGCGTTGTAAACGGCCACCCGCTTGTGCTCAAAGACAGCACCTATCATAATGCCATTGGCGAAGCCTTTACCGTTACTACCTTCCGTTACTATCTCAGTAACTTTTCCCTGACCACTTCTACCGGCTCCGTGACCCCGCTACCAAACACGTATTTTCTCGTGAATGAGGCAGACAGCAACTCCCGTACCCTGCTTATTACCGGTGTGCCGAACGATGCGTATGCGGCGCTGAATTTCCTGGTCGGGGTAGACAGTCTTACCCAGGCAGGCGGCCCGAAAGATGGTGCCCTGGATGTGGTGAATGGCATGTATTGGAGCTGGAACAGCGGGTATATCAATGCCAAGTTTGAAGGCACTTCCCCCGTGTCCACCGCGCCGGGCCATATTTTACAGTTCCATATTGGCGGCTTCCAGGCGCCTTATAATACCATCCGCTCCGTAAGTCTGCCCCTGGCGCAGCCCCAGGTATGGGCTGGCGGTGCACACCTGGTAAAAGCCACTGCGGACCTGTACCGCTGGTTCAATGTGCCCAATGCGATCAGCTTCGCTAAATTTTATGGCACCATGGAGCCTGATGCAGACGCCGTGAAAGTGGCGGATAATTACCAGCAGATGTTCACCATCACCAGCATTACCACCCCATGATCCGTAAAGCCACAGCAGTTGCTCTCCTGATCGCAGCCTGCTGGGCCGTGCTGGTCATCGCGTGCCGGCATGATGATGCCTTGGTATCTGCACCACACGCGTATCAGCTGGAACTGCCGGATAATTTCCCGCCGGTGCAATATGATTTTTCCCAGAACCCGCTTACGAAGGAAGGCATTGCCCTGGGCCGGGCCATCTTTTACGATCCCAAGTTATCGGCAGACAGCCAGGTGTCCTGCGCCTTTTGCCACCAGCAGTATGCAGCCTTTGGCCACTACGATCATGCGCTGAGCCACGGCGTGTATAACCGCATTGGCACCCGCACGGTGCCCAGTATCTTTAACATGATCTGGAGCAAAAGTTTTATGTGGGATGGTGGTGTGATCAACCTGGATATGCAGCCGCTTACGCCGCTTACGGATCATAATGAAATGGGAGAGGACCTGCCTGTGGTATTGAAAAACATGCAGGGAAACGCGCAGTATAAAAAAATGTTCAAAGCGGCTTTTGGTACCGAGGAAGTGACCAGCCAGCGCATGTTTCATGCGGTGATCCAGTTTGTGGCCACGCTCAATAGTTTTAACAGCCGCTATGACAGCGTGATGGCGGGTAAGGCTACCTTCAGCCAGGAAGAAGCCGCAGGTTACCAGCTCTACCAGCAGAAATGCGCCGCCTGTCACAAAGAGCCCTTGTTTACAGATGGCAGTTTCCGCAACAATGGGCTGCCCGTGCAGCCCGCACTGAACGATTCCGGCCGCATGCGCATCACTAAAAGCCAGGATGATTACCTGAAGTTCAAGGTGCCCTCCCTGCGCAATATCATCCGCACCCAACCCTACATGCACGATGGGCGCTTTTTCGATATTTACAATGTGTTTGCCCACTATGACCATGGCATTGTGCGGTCTGCCACCCTGGACCCTTTGCTGCAAAATGGCATCCCCCTGGACGCCGGCCAGCAGCGCCAGCTATATCTTTTTTTAAATACCCTCACGGATTACAAACTGCTGAACGACAAGTCGCTGGCTGATCCTGCCACGCCGCAGTAGCAGTGCCTGCTCTCAATTTTAACATTTAGAAGCCCGCTTTGGTACAGTGTTTGGCCCTCCGGTGTTATGAAACGGACATACTTGAAATGGTTCAAGCGGGCCGGGGTATTGGTTTTCAGCTTATTGCTGCGCCTGCCCTTTGTGCACGGGGAACCCATCAAATTGAAGAAAAGTGCGAGTAGTGGCGTGGCCAGTTTCTATGCAGACAAATTCAACGGCCGCCGTACCGCAAACGGTGAACGCTTCAGCAACCAGGGATTTACGGCGGCACACAACACCCTGCCCTTGGGTACCGTAGTAAAAGTAACCAATGAGCAGAATGGTAAAACGGTGTTTGTGCGCATCACAGACCGGCTGGCGCGGACCAATCACCGCATGATAGATCTTACGCAGCGGGCTGCCCGGGAACTGGGCTTCCTGCACAAAGGAGTAGCACACGTGAAGCTGGAAATATCAAAAGGGGAAGACCTGGCGGATACTTTCAGAAGCTCCTGGCTGAGGCCTTTTTATTGGGGCAACGCTTAAACATTTACATAGTTCTCACATTGTAGCAAATTGAGATTCTCCCAGAAAAAAACGCAGCCGTCCAAGCTGCGTTTTTTGTTGTTTCAATGTTTTTTGTGATGCTTCCAGCAGGTGACCACGTGGTCATCCACCATCCCCACCGCCTGCATAAAGGAATAACAGATCGTACTTCCTACGAACTTGAAGCCCCGTTTTAACAGGTCCTTGCTCATGGCATCGGAGATGGCTGTTTTAGCGGGCACTTCTCCCATGCTTTTGCGGCTATGCAGCAGTGGCTTATGGTCTACAAAGCCCCAGATATATTTATCAAAGCTGCCAAATTCTTTCTGCACGGCCAGGAAAGCGTGTGCATTCTTCACCACTGCATTTACCTTTAGCTTATTGCGCACAATGCCCGGGTTTTCCAGCAGGGAGGCGATCTTGGCATCGTCGTATCTGATGATCTTTTTCACATCCCAGTTGTCAAATGCCTTGCGGTAATTTTCCCGCTTTACCAGGATGGTGTACCAGCTCAGCCCCGCTTGTGCGCCTTCCAGGTTCAGCATCTCGAACAGGTGGCGGTCATCGTGGCTGGGAGTGCCCCATTCCTTATCATGATAGTCCATGTAGAGCTGGTCTTTCTCAGACCAGGGACAGCGTTTTTTTTCCATCTGAAATTGTGCAATGTACAGCGCACAAGGTACAACATTTTACAGCGCCCACTTCTTGCTCACCTCCTTCACCGTTTTTTTATATGTTTTCAGGCCGGCAATGGTCTGCCGGATAAAGCCATTGTCTTCCAGCTTGCCGATCACTACATCCATTTCTTCCTGGCTGCTGTAGGTCATTTTGCGGAAAGGATTGGTGTAGTCTTTTTCACGGCTGCGGTAAATGCCTTCTGTGAGGTTGCCCATGGTGTACACAGATTGTTCCATACATTGTTTCAGGAAGGCAGGTGTAAAGCCATCCGCGCTGACGCCGTGCAGGTGCATCATACAGGCAATGGCATGTTGCAGTTTTTCCGATTCATAAACGGCCCCTTCCTGTTTGTATACATCATGCAGTTGCAGCCAGCTGCCTATTTTGCCTTTGCGGATGCGGTTTTTCAGGTCTTCCACTGTGGCTTCGCGCATGAGCTGCCCGCCGACGTTCTGCCAGGGGCCGCGTTTGGCGGTCTTTGCGAGGGATTGTAATTGTGCAAAGGTGGCATCCGGCTGCTTGGCAAGATAAGCGAGGATATTGCGCACACCATACAGGTTCACGATCTCGCGCAGCACCGGGTAGGAGCGGTGTACTTTGAGCAATGCTGCTTTGCGGTTACTGTTTTCCACTTTGCTGGCGTAGATATTCATTTTAGCCACGGTAGCCGGGTCGTGGAGCAGCAGTTCCTGTCCTTTTTTAATGCAGGTTTTTGCGCCGGGTACTTCCTGTTTTTCCTGCAGGTACCAGGCTTCGCCCACGGCTTGTTCTATAAGGGGCAGGGCATGCAGCAGTTCTTCCATGGAGTCCGGCGCCATGTAATCATACTCTATGTACTGGATCTTGTTGCTGCGTTTATCACGGTCTATATACTTCCAGGCATTGCGGGCCAGTGCATACATGTTGTACAGGAACCAGTAGCCGGGCATGATCTTGAGCGTGTTGTCATGCTCATCGTTCATCACCAGGCTGAATGGATAGGGAATATCCAGCTCATTCATGTAGTTACCCTTGGCAATGAGCGTGAAGGTGGCAAAGCGGGAGTTGTGTTTCAGGCTCACGCACAGGCCCGGCCAGAACCCGCGCCCGGCAATGATCTCACCATCTGCACCCCGGGAGTTATGGTTACTGCCAATGGTGGCACCCGCCGCCATATTGCTCTGCCCCATGACGAGGGCCGCGCAAAGGAAAGAGTTGTTATGGTGTTGCTCGTGTGCCGGGAAGATCAGGGAGTTCAATACCTCACAGCAGGAGATGGTGGCATTATTGCCCAGGTAAGAGTTGATGAGGCGCGCGCCGTATTTCAGCTGGGAGTGGGAGGCCATTACAAAACGCACTGCCTTTACCCCGTAAAAAATGCGGCAGCCATAACCAATGATGCCATTCACCAGTTCACAACCTTCCCCTATCTGCGAGGTTTCATCCGGGCGGCTGTTGATGGTGAGGTTCTTTAGTTTATTGGCGCCTTTCAGGTAGGCGTCAGAGCCGATGGTTACATCTTTGATGATCTTGCAGTTCTTGATCACGGTGCGGTCGCCCACCATGCCATAGTAGCCCCGGCGCTTGTCAAATTGCTTTTCGGTGAGGATGCGGAATTGGTCCATGAGCTGCTGGTCATCACGGTTGCGGGTCCACAGGTAGGCGTCGCCCGGCAGCATGCCATCAAAGGGCAGGATCTTACGCCCGCCGTTCTCATTGCATAGTTCCATCCACAGGCGGCGCTCCTCAGACTCGCCATCTTTAATGATGCCGTTACCAAATTTGGCAAAGTCCGTGGTCTCCATTTCATTCACGTTGAAAAGGATCACTTCATTGCCAATGATGTAATGAGAGAGGAAGTTCACATTATGTACCACCACGTTGTCGCCAAAGTCGCAGGAGGTGATGGTGCTGTTGTACAAACCCACAGCCAGGCGCAGGTTGCGGAATTCGAGGAAGTAGGGTTCCAGTTTGCCGATGCGCACCATGCCATAGAAGTGGCAGTGCTGCACCAGTTGCGGGTTGAACTCATTAGACACCATGATGTTGTTCCAGTCGTCCGATGTATTGTCATTGCGCACCAGGATCTCCAGTTCCTGTGCCGTGAGCTTCCGGTACACACCCTGGCGCCCCCATTGCTGGTCGCGCAGGTAATATTCATCTTTCCCCTTGGGAAGATAAGCAGCATCCACGAAGTTGTATCCCAGCTCCGTGAGCGGGCGTTTTTCTATCCGGTTCATGCTTGTTTTTCGTTAATGGTTAATAGTTAATGGGTGATCGTTAATGGCCGGTGGTTAATTGTTGATGGCATAAAAAAATCGTCGTTTCATTGTGTTAGCGTATATCTGCCCTCGTCTTACCAGTAAGACATAACAGAAACACACGCGCAAACAACAAAACGACGATTAACTATTAACAATTAACTATCAACCTACTCTACGGTAACTGACTTCGCCAGGTTACGCGGCTTGTCCACGTCAAACCCTTTTGCTACGCCAATGTGATAGGCCAGCAGCTGCAAGGGGATTACGGAGATAATCGGCGCTACCAGTTCATCTGCGGCCGGCACCTCAATGAGGTCATCTGCCATGCTGCGGATGCTGGTATCGCCTTCTGTGACGATGGCGATCACTTTGCCTTTGCGGGCTTTGATCTCCTGTATGTTGGATACAATTTTTTCGTAGTTGGAATCGCGGGTGGCTACAAATACCACGGGCAGGTTTTCATCTACCAGGGCAATGGGGCCATGCTTCATTTCCGCAGCAGGATAGCCTTCCGCGTGGATGTAAGAGATCTCTTTGAGCTTCAGCGCACCTTCCAGCGCAATGGGGAAGTTGTAGCCGCGGCCCAGGAACAGGAAGTCGCGCGCATCTTTATATTTATGTGCGATCCGTTTCACCTGGTCATCCAGTTTCAGCGTGGCAGCCACTTTTTCAGAGATGCTGTCCAGTTCATCCAGCAGGTACTGGAAGCGTTGTTGGGTAATGCTGCCTTTTTCTTCTGCCACTTTCAGGGCAATGAGGGTAAGCACCGCCAGCTGTGCGGTAAAAGCCTTGGTACTGGCTACGCCTATTTCCGGGCCTGCATGCGTATAGGCGCCGGCGTGGGAGAGGCGGGCAATGGAGGATCCTACCACGTTGCACACGCCCAGGATGATGGCCCCCTTTTCTTTGGCGCTTTCCATGGCCACCAGGGTGTCTGCCGTTTCACCGGACTGGGATACGGCAATGATCACATCGCCCTTGCCCACCACGGGATTGCGGTAGCGGAACTCGGAGGCGTATTCCACCTCTACCGGGATGCGGCAAAGCTCTTCAATGATATATTCTGCGATCAGCCCTGCATGCCAGCTGGTGCCGCAGGCTACAATGATGATGCGGCGGGCTTCTTTGAGCAGGCTGGCGTATTCACGGATGCCGCCCATGGTCAGCGTGCCCTTCTTGGCATCCAGGCGGCCGCGCAGGCTGTCGTAAATGGTTTGCGGTTGTTCAAAGATCTCTTTCACCATGAAGTGGTCGTAGCCGCCTTTTTCAATGGCTGCCAGCTCAATGTCCAGCTTCTGGATGTAGGGGCTCTGGATCTCGTTGGCAATGTTCTTCAGGATCAGTTCATCCTTGCGGATAATGGCGATCTCATAGTCGTTCACATACACCACTTCCTTCGTGTACTCCACGATGGGGGAGGCGTCGGAAGCCAGGAAGTGCTCGCCTTTACCCACGCCTATTACCAGGGGAGAGCCTTTGCGGGCGGCAACCAGGGTGCCGGGGTCATCTTCATCAATGATCACGATCACATAGGCGCCTACTACGCGTTTCAGCGCCACGCGTACGGCTTCTTCGGTGGAGTAGCCGTTGCTGTTCTTGATCTCGCCAATGAAGTGTACCAGTACTTCCGTATCGGTATCGGAGGAGAAGGTGTGGCCCTGGTTGATCAGCTCCTGTTTCAGCTGCATGTAGTTTTCGATGATGCCGTTATGCACCATGGCCAGTTTGCCATCCTGTGATCTGTGGGGGTGGGAGTTACGGTCACTTGGCTCGCCGTGTGTGGCCCAGCGGGTGTGGCCTATGCCGATGTGGGCGTTAACATCCTTGCCGGCAACAAAGTCTTCCAGCTCTGCTACCTTGCCTTTTTTCTTGTATACCTGCAGGCCTTCCTTGCCGTACAGCGCCACGCCGGCACTGTCATAACCGCGGTATTCCAGTCGTTTTAATCCTTTAATGACTACGGGGTAAGCTTCTCGCTGCCCAATGTATGCGACGATTCCACACATATATGGTTATTATTTTTAGTGGTAGAAGATGCAATATGCTAATAAAAAATGGGAAGTCCTTGTATCGGGTTCCATCAAGTAGGCATACAAAATCCGGTTTTAAAAGAATGGTTCGCGGCGGGATGGGAGAAAAAAGTATGCCAAAACAGTATAGCCTGGAGTTAATTTATTATCACCAATGGCCCTCAAACAAAAACGCAGCGCCCGTGGACGCTGCGTTTCATGTGATGTGCCTGTAAATTATTTAAGGTAGGTATCAAATAATTTTAAGATGCGTTTATATTCATCCGTCCAGCTGCTGGGCGTAGTGAACCCATGGTCTTCCACCGGGTACACGGCCAGCTCCCAGTTGTCCTTGTGCAGCTCTATGAGGCGTTGCGACAAGCGTACAATGTCTTCAAAATGTACATTAGTGTCCACCATGCCATGGCACATGAGCAGGTGGCCTTTCAGTCCTGCTGCATGGTAAATGGGGGAAGAGCGACGGTAAGCAATGCTATCCGTATAAGGTTCATTAAGAATGGAGGCGGTGTAGGGATGGTTGTAATGGGCCCAATCTGTTACTGAGCGCAAAGCCGCGCCCGCGGCTATTTCCCCGGGTTTGGTAAACATGGCCATCAGCGTCATAAAGCCGCCGTAGCTGCCCCCGTACATGCCCACGCGGTTTTTGTCAATGCCTTGTTCCTGCTCCAGGTAATGCACCGCATCTATTTCATCGTCCAGGTCTTTGCCACCCATGTAACGGTAAATGCCCGTGCGCCACTTGCTGCCATAACCTGCACTGCCGCGGTAATCCACGTCCATGACGGTATAGCCCAGGTCTGTGAGCAGGTTGTTGAACATGTATTCTCGGAAGTACAAGCTCCACCATTTGTGGGCGTTCTGCAGGTAGCCGGCGCCGTGCACAAAGATCACGGCAGCCCCGTTCTTCTTCGCCGCATCCGGCTTGTACAGGCGGGCATACACGGTGGCGCCGTCGCGGGCGGTAAAAGTGATCACCGGCACATCGCGCCAGGGGTAGGCTTTAAAGGCGTCCGACTGTGCTTTAAAGGTAAGTTGCCGTGGTTTGCTGCCTGGTACGTTTTCCTGTACGTACAGCTCCCAGGGTTTGTTGGTGTAGCTGTAGCGGTAAGCGATCCATTTTTCATCCGGGGAAATGCTCACCTCGTGGGCGCCCGTCATGGTGGTAATGCGCTGGGGCTCCCCGCCGGTGGCGGGCATGCGGTACCACTGTTTTTCACCGGGATGTACGGCGTTGGTGAGCAGGTAGAAGAATTTTTTATCGTGGGAGAGCGTGGCCTCCTGTACTTCAAAGTTGCCTTTGGTGAGTGCTGTTTGCTGCCCGCTGGTCACATCTGTTTTGTATACGTGCGCATACCCGCTGGCTTGCGACATATACCAGCAGGTATGGTCATCCAGCCAGCCCAGGGAAGCATCTCCATATTCTTCGGGATCATCTATGCCGGGGCCGGCCACCCAGGCTTCATCCCGCTGCCGGTCTATGTTCTTTACCGCGCCGGTGTTCATGTCCACGATTGCCAGCCAGCGGTCTTTAAAGTCCTGCGAAAAAATATCCGCCAGTGCATAGGTACCGCCGGGCGACCAGTAAGGCCCGTGCACGATGACACCACGGGGCACCGTATCATAATGGCTGTAGTCTTTTGCAAAGTCCGGCAGGTCGTGGATGCCCGGTAGATCTTTGGTGATGACAGGATATACGGTGTCCTTTACGCGATCATAGATGAAGGACGCGTAGCTGGATTGGGGGTCACCCACTTTGGTGCGGGAAGGAATGTCTGTGGTAAAACCGCTGGCGCTTACAAAACTGGGTACTTTGGTGGATTGTGCGCCGGTAGCGGGTTTGCGCAGCTGGTACATCACGTAGCGCCCATCCGGGCTGATGCGGGTTTCCTCCACCTCCCGGTCGCCGGTGTAGAGGGTGCGCAGGGTGTCGTGCTTTACGCTTTGCTGGAAGGCCTTGGCTGCATCAGCTTTCTCCTGCTTGTCTTTGATGATGTCAAAGAGGGTCTGTTGCTGTGCATGCAGCCACTGTTCCTGGTGGTTCAGTTTTTTGGTCTCCGGCTTCTCACCTTTGGTAAAGTCGGTCAACTGCCGCGTGCCACCATCGGCCATGTCCCAGGCAAAG encodes the following:
- a CDS encoding fumarylacetoacetate hydrolase family protein, whose protein sequence is MKLIRFGLPGQEKPGVATADGMLDVSAFGEDFGERFFETNGVARLAEWLAANAAACPKVPAAARLGAPFQRPSKIVCIGLNYSDHAAETGAPIPKEPIVFFKSTSALAGPDDNLVIPKNSQKTDWEVELAIVIGKKATYVNEAEALQYVAGYCLHNDYSERAWQMERGGQWVKGKSADTFAPLGPWLATPDEIADVHQLRLWLKVNGKTMQDGNTKNLIFNVPFLVAYLSQFMTLLPGDVISTGTPAGVGLGMNPQVYLQPGDVVELGIDGLGSATQHVVAFQ
- a CDS encoding MbnP family protein, whose amino-acid sequence is MRRWLCCLVILALAGCSKSSDNRRFGNNSIQISISSVVNGHPLVLKDSTYHNAIGEAFTVTTFRYYLSNFSLTTSTGSVTPLPNTYFLVNEADSNSRTLLITGVPNDAYAALNFLVGVDSLTQAGGPKDGALDVVNGMYWSWNSGYINAKFEGTSPVSTAPGHILQFHIGGFQAPYNTIRSVSLPLAQPQVWAGGAHLVKATADLYRWFNVPNAISFAKFYGTMEPDADAVKVADNYQQMFTITSITTP
- a CDS encoding cytochrome-c peroxidase codes for the protein MIRKATAVALLIAACWAVLVIACRHDDALVSAPHAYQLELPDNFPPVQYDFSQNPLTKEGIALGRAIFYDPKLSADSQVSCAFCHQQYAAFGHYDHALSHGVYNRIGTRTVPSIFNMIWSKSFMWDGGVINLDMQPLTPLTDHNEMGEDLPVVLKNMQGNAQYKKMFKAAFGTEEVTSQRMFHAVIQFVATLNSFNSRYDSVMAGKATFSQEEAAGYQLYQQKCAACHKEPLFTDGSFRNNGLPVQPALNDSGRMRITKSQDDYLKFKVPSLRNIIRTQPYMHDGRFFDIYNVFAHYDHGIVRSATLDPLLQNGIPLDAGQQRQLYLFLNTLTDYKLLNDKSLADPATPQ
- a CDS encoding septal ring lytic transglycosylase RlpA family protein, with product MKWFKRAGVLVFSLLLRLPFVHGEPIKLKKSASSGVASFYADKFNGRRTANGERFSNQGFTAAHNTLPLGTVVKVTNEQNGKTVFVRITDRLARTNHRMIDLTQRAARELGFLHKGVAHVKLEISKGEDLADTFRSSWLRPFYWGNA
- a CDS encoding DNA-3-methyladenine glycosylase I; translated protein: MEKKRCPWSEKDQLYMDYHDKEWGTPSHDDRHLFEMLNLEGAQAGLSWYTILVKRENYRKAFDNWDVKKIIRYDDAKIASLLENPGIVRNKLKVNAVVKNAHAFLAVQKEFGSFDKYIWGFVDHKPLLHSRKSMGEVPAKTAISDAMSKDLLKRGFKFVGSTICYSFMQAVGMVDDHVVTCWKHHKKH
- a CDS encoding DUF4954 family protein: MNRIEKRPLTELGYNFVDAAYLPKGKDEYYLRDQQWGRQGVYRKLTAQELEILVRNDNTSDDWNNIMVSNEFNPQLVQHCHFYGMVRIGKLEPYFLEFRNLRLAVGLYNSTITSCDFGDNVVVHNVNFLSHYIIGNEVILFNVNEMETTDFAKFGNGIIKDGESEERRLWMELCNENGGRKILPFDGMLPGDAYLWTRNRDDQQLMDQFRILTEKQFDKRRGYYGMVGDRTVIKNCKIIKDVTIGSDAYLKGANKLKNLTINSRPDETSQIGEGCELVNGIIGYGCRIFYGVKAVRFVMASHSQLKYGARLINSYLGNNATISCCEVLNSLIFPAHEQHHNNSFLCAALVMGQSNMAAGATIGSNHNSRGADGEIIAGRGFWPGLCVSLKHNSRFATFTLIAKGNYMNELDIPYPFSLVMNDEHDNTLKIMPGYWFLYNMYALARNAWKYIDRDKRSNKIQYIEYDYMAPDSMEELLHALPLIEQAVGEAWYLQEKQEVPGAKTCIKKGQELLLHDPATVAKMNIYASKVENSNRKAALLKVHRSYPVLREIVNLYGVRNILAYLAKQPDATFAQLQSLAKTAKRGPWQNVGGQLMREATVEDLKNRIRKGKIGSWLQLHDVYKQEGAVYESEKLQHAIACMMHLHGVSADGFTPAFLKQCMEQSVYTMGNLTEGIYRSREKDYTNPFRKMTYSSQEEMDVVIGKLEDNGFIRQTIAGLKTYKKTVKEVSKKWAL
- the glmS gene encoding glutamine--fructose-6-phosphate transaminase (isomerizing) — translated: MCGIVAYIGQREAYPVVIKGLKRLEYRGYDSAGVALYGKEGLQVYKKKGKVAELEDFVAGKDVNAHIGIGHTRWATHGEPSDRNSHPHRSQDGKLAMVHNGIIENYMQLKQELINQGHTFSSDTDTEVLVHFIGEIKNSNGYSTEEAVRVALKRVVGAYVIVIIDEDDPGTLVAARKGSPLVIGVGKGEHFLASDASPIVEYTKEVVYVNDYEIAIIRKDELILKNIANEIQSPYIQKLDIELAAIEKGGYDHFMVKEIFEQPQTIYDSLRGRLDAKKGTLTMGGIREYASLLKEARRIIIVACGTSWHAGLIAEYIIEELCRIPVEVEYASEFRYRNPVVGKGDVIIAVSQSGETADTLVAMESAKEKGAIILGVCNVVGSSIARLSHAGAYTHAGPEIGVASTKAFTAQLAVLTLIALKVAEEKGSITQQRFQYLLDELDSISEKVAATLKLDDQVKRIAHKYKDARDFLFLGRGYNFPIALEGALKLKEISYIHAEGYPAAEMKHGPIALVDENLPVVFVATRDSNYEKIVSNIQEIKARKGKVIAIVTEGDTSIRSMADDLIEVPAADELVAPIISVIPLQLLAYHIGVAKGFDVDKPRNLAKSVTVE
- a CDS encoding S9 family peptidase encodes the protein MKQYLSLLLCGVGLAASAQQAPTLTVEKIMQDTRWIGTSPDRVFWGTDSKTIYFNWNPEQALADSLYATPYNQAAPVKTAPMDRARLMAIRRGRYNQPRTAIAYNLNGDIYLLNLKTGRDTRITHTTEYENDPVFSFNDQSVVYTSGDNLFAWDMADGGTRQLTDFTKGEKPETKKLNHQEQWLHAQQQTLFDIIKDKQEKADAAKAFQQSVKHDTLRTLYTGDREVEETRISPDGRYVMYQLRKPATGAQSTKVPSFVSASGFTTDIPSRTKVGDPQSSYASFIYDRVKDTVYPVITKDLPGIHDLPDFAKDYSHYDTVPRGVIVHGPYWSPGGTYALADIFSQDFKDRWLAIVDMNTGAVKNIDRQRDEAWVAGPGIDDPEEYGDASLGWLDDHTCWYMSQASGYAHVYKTDVTSGQQTALTKGNFEVQEATLSHDKKFFYLLTNAVHPGEKQWYRMPATGGEPQRITTMTGAHEVSISPDEKWIAYRYSYTNKPWELYVQENVPGSKPRQLTFKAQSDAFKAYPWRDVPVITFTARDGATVYARLYKPDAAKKNGAAVIFVHGAGYLQNAHKWWSLYFREYMFNNLLTDLGYTVMDVDYRGSAGYGSKWRTGIYRYMGGKDLDDEIDAVHYLEQEQGIDKNRVGMYGGSYGGFMTLMAMFTKPGEIAAGAALRSVTDWAHYNHPYTASILNEPYTDSIAYRRSSPIYHAAGLKGHLLMCHGMVDTNVHFEDIVRLSQRLIELHKDNWELAVYPVEDHGFTTPSSWTDEYKRILKLFDTYLK